One region of Dokdonia sp. 4H-3-7-5 genomic DNA includes:
- a CDS encoding GEVED domain-containing protein yields MKQIYSMLVAGLLAFSLGVSAQQTNKASKSGLLSAPVVIPSIADQIKAGTLIYADETPKLGRAKGIGTPNVVPGKGSTGNDPLVNAQRSQEISMTHTKAPLTTFVADISTSTPSDPTGAAGPNHYIAAWNVGFKIFNKDGTDATPEMNLSTLFPGNSTGDPIVFFDANVDNGAGKPRGRYVITEFRNGGAPGGNGFDVAISAGPDPVNDPWYVYEAQFNAGAFPDYTKFSVFGESYVVTANISSTTEQVFLLERNKMLNDEAAQFVTFGLPGIQRNGFYSPQGFHTTGDESVPAGTPVPVVYLQDDAWGGVDDDHLKVWEATIDWSDAANASIELAQEITTADFVSVFDGGSFSNIPQGGGGPDVDALQATMMNQVQYRRFPTYNTVIMNFVVDVLDPGEKAGIRWYELRQDGDGQPWTIYQEGTYVTPGKRNAYQGSMAMDSQGNIAMGYISSSDEDRIAMNYTGRFDGDPLGVMTVFEQELFKSTVASPTDRFADYVHLTLDPENESFWFITEQFDPSRRDVVANFTLDAAQPDDLSVFSIVTPVGDGEYTDDEDIIVTIRNYGSNAIANPTVQYSINDGTVVVETFTGTIEPGLSAEFTFAQGADLSEPGDYTLNVSTMLSNDSNVENDSLVCVATNTVGLACQPDGDCAGFGDGVTTITLANQNDLVTNCTASGYSDDSSIEFAFDSPESLSGILQVGFDDSAFAIWIDINDDATFSEDELVSSGQVAAENTDFEFSIDVTGFDMAQLTAGPLTMRVRGEDESGAGDVNDPCDDLQYGRTNDYTATFTPEVLAIENNVFLETSLNITSTDNKYFDINVNTPFEGRAAISVFNTLGQRLAHNNLNKEGNSYKYDLDMSYVTAGVYIVQFTDIDGGSKLVEKIVVR; encoded by the coding sequence ATGAAACAAATTTACTCAATGTTGGTTGCAGGTCTCTTAGCGTTTAGCTTAGGAGTATCTGCACAGCAAACTAATAAAGCCAGTAAAAGTGGGTTACTTTCTGCTCCTGTTGTAATACCGAGTATCGCAGATCAAATTAAAGCAGGGACACTTATATATGCAGATGAAACTCCAAAACTTGGCCGTGCCAAGGGTATCGGTACTCCAAATGTTGTTCCAGGAAAAGGATCAACAGGCAATGATCCACTTGTGAATGCTCAGCGTAGTCAAGAAATCAGTATGACACACACAAAAGCACCGCTTACTACCTTTGTTGCAGATATATCTACTTCTACACCATCAGACCCAACCGGTGCGGCTGGGCCAAACCATTACATAGCTGCTTGGAATGTAGGATTTAAAATATTTAATAAAGATGGGACCGATGCTACTCCAGAAATGAACTTAAGTACACTGTTTCCAGGAAATTCAACGGGAGATCCAATTGTTTTCTTTGATGCAAATGTCGATAATGGTGCAGGCAAACCGAGAGGGAGATATGTAATAACGGAATTTCGTAATGGAGGTGCCCCTGGAGGCAATGGGTTTGATGTAGCTATATCTGCAGGTCCAGATCCAGTTAATGACCCTTGGTATGTTTATGAGGCTCAATTCAATGCGGGAGCTTTTCCTGATTATACAAAATTCTCTGTATTTGGAGAATCTTATGTCGTTACTGCAAATATAAGTTCAACTACGGAGCAGGTATTTTTACTTGAACGTAATAAGATGTTAAACGATGAAGCTGCACAATTTGTAACCTTTGGGCTACCAGGTATACAAAGGAACGGATTTTACAGTCCTCAAGGTTTTCATACCACAGGAGATGAGAGTGTGCCTGCTGGAACACCAGTACCAGTTGTTTATTTACAAGACGATGCTTGGGGCGGAGTTGATGACGATCATTTAAAAGTTTGGGAGGCTACTATAGATTGGTCAGATGCTGCAAATGCAAGTATAGAACTTGCTCAAGAGATTACAACGGCAGATTTTGTAAGCGTTTTTGATGGTGGTTCGTTCTCAAATATACCACAAGGTGGAGGTGGGCCAGATGTAGATGCACTGCAAGCCACAATGATGAATCAAGTACAATATAGGCGTTTTCCTACCTACAATACTGTGATTATGAACTTTGTTGTAGATGTTTTAGACCCAGGTGAAAAGGCGGGAATAAGATGGTATGAATTAAGACAAGATGGTGATGGTCAACCATGGACTATCTATCAAGAAGGTACTTATGTAACTCCAGGAAAGCGTAACGCATATCAAGGAAGTATGGCGATGGATTCACAGGGAAATATTGCTATGGGTTATATATCATCATCAGATGAAGATCGTATTGCAATGAATTATACTGGGCGTTTTGATGGTGATCCATTAGGTGTAATGACAGTATTTGAGCAAGAACTCTTCAAAAGTACAGTAGCCTCTCCTACAGATAGGTTTGCAGATTATGTGCATTTAACGCTTGATCCAGAAAATGAATCTTTTTGGTTTATAACAGAGCAATTTGATCCATCTCGTAGAGATGTAGTTGCTAATTTCACATTGGATGCGGCTCAACCAGATGATCTCAGTGTTTTTAGTATTGTGACTCCTGTAGGAGATGGAGAGTATACAGATGATGAGGATATTATTGTTACCATTAGAAATTATGGTTCAAATGCAATAGCAAACCCAACAGTCCAGTACAGCATAAATGATGGCACAGTAGTAGTTGAAACTTTCACTGGGACTATTGAGCCAGGACTAAGTGCTGAGTTTACATTTGCTCAAGGTGCAGATCTATCTGAGCCAGGTGATTATACATTAAATGTGTCGACTATGCTAAGTAATGATAGTAATGTAGAAAATGATTCATTGGTATGTGTCGCAACAAATACTGTGGGACTTGCATGTCAGCCTGACGGAGATTGTGCAGGTTTTGGTGACGGTGTAACTACCATTACATTAGCTAATCAAAATGACCTAGTTACAAATTGTACAGCTTCGGGTTATAGTGATGATTCAAGTATTGAATTTGCATTCGATAGTCCAGAGTCATTATCTGGAATTCTCCAAGTGGGCTTTGATGACTCTGCATTTGCAATTTGGATTGACATAAATGACGATGCAACATTTAGTGAGGATGAGCTTGTATCTTCGGGGCAGGTAGCGGCAGAAAATACTGATTTTGAATTTTCAATTGATGTTACAGGCTTTGATATGGCACAGCTTACTGCGGGTCCATTGACTATGCGTGTAAGGGGGGAAGATGAAAGTGGTGCTGGCGATGTCAATGACCCTTGTGATGATCTTCAGTATGGAAGAACAAACGATTATACAGCAACCTTTACTCCAGAGGTGTTAGCAATAGAGAATAATGTATTTTTAGAAACCTCTTTAAATATTACAAGTACAGATAATAAATATTTTGACATCAATGTAAATACACCTTTCGAAGGAAGAGCGGCTATTTCTGTTTTCAATACCCTTGGACAAAGACTTGCCCACAACAACCTCAATAAGGAGGGCAACAGTTATAAATATGATTTAGACATGTCATACGTTACAGCTGGTGTTTATATCGTTCAGTTTACTGATATAGATGGTGGATCTAAATTAGTTGAGAAGATAGTAGTTAGATAA
- a CDS encoding glycine--tRNA ligase, producing the protein MAQQDDHFKKVISHAKEYGYIFGSSEIYDGLSAVYDYGQNGVELKKNIREYWWKSMVQMNQNIVGLDAAIFMHPTTWKASGHVDAFSDPLIDNKDSKKRYRADVLVEDYAEKLNQKAEKEIAKAAKRFGESFDRVQYEATNPRVMGYREKQKSATARLAQYLDAEDLPAVKALIEELEIGCPESGSKNWTDVRQFNLMFGTKLGASAETATDLYLRPETAQGIFVNFLNVQKTGRMKIPFGIAQTGKAFRNEIVARQFIFRMREFEQMEMQFFVRPGEEMKWYEHWKETRLKWHKSLGLGEENYRFHDHEKLAHYANAATDIEFNFPFGFKELEGIHSRTDFDLKAHEEHSGKKLQFFDPELNESYVPYVVETSIGLDRMFLAVFSASLQDEELENGTSRVVLKLPAILAPVKAAILPLVKKDGLPEVAQKIIDDLKYDYRVAYDEKDAVGRRYRRQDAAGTPLCITVDHDTLEDNMVTVRDRDTMEQQRVLITDLPDILNKKVNFRHWTA; encoded by the coding sequence ATGGCTCAACAGGACGATCATTTTAAAAAAGTAATATCTCACGCAAAAGAATACGGCTACATCTTTGGTAGTAGTGAGATTTATGATGGCCTAAGTGCTGTGTATGACTACGGTCAAAACGGTGTTGAACTTAAGAAAAACATACGCGAGTACTGGTGGAAGAGTATGGTGCAAATGAACCAAAATATTGTAGGTCTAGATGCCGCAATATTTATGCACCCTACTACATGGAAAGCTTCTGGTCACGTAGACGCATTTTCTGATCCACTTATTGATAATAAGGATTCAAAGAAGCGCTACCGTGCAGATGTACTCGTTGAAGATTATGCAGAAAAGCTCAATCAGAAAGCAGAGAAAGAAATTGCTAAGGCTGCAAAACGTTTTGGAGAAAGCTTTGATAGAGTGCAATATGAAGCGACAAATCCTAGAGTTATGGGATATCGCGAGAAGCAAAAAAGTGCAACCGCACGACTTGCGCAATATCTAGATGCAGAAGATCTACCAGCAGTAAAAGCACTTATAGAAGAACTGGAAATAGGATGTCCAGAGTCTGGATCAAAAAACTGGACAGATGTACGCCAGTTCAATTTGATGTTTGGCACAAAACTAGGAGCATCTGCAGAGACAGCGACAGATTTGTACTTACGTCCAGAAACGGCTCAAGGTATCTTTGTAAATTTCTTAAACGTCCAAAAAACAGGGCGTATGAAAATTCCTTTCGGAATTGCTCAAACAGGAAAAGCATTTAGAAACGAGATTGTTGCGCGTCAGTTTATCTTTCGTATGCGAGAATTTGAACAAATGGAAATGCAATTTTTTGTACGCCCAGGAGAAGAAATGAAGTGGTACGAGCACTGGAAAGAGACACGTTTAAAATGGCATAAATCATTAGGCCTTGGAGAAGAGAATTATCGTTTTCACGATCATGAGAAACTTGCGCATTATGCAAATGCAGCAACAGACATAGAATTCAACTTTCCATTTGGGTTTAAAGAGCTTGAAGGAATACACTCTAGAACAGACTTTGATCTTAAAGCACATGAAGAGCATTCTGGAAAGAAATTACAATTTTTTGATCCAGAGCTCAATGAGAGTTATGTGCCTTATGTGGTAGAAACATCTATAGGGCTTGATAGAATGTTTTTGGCAGTATTCTCTGCTTCACTTCAGGATGAAGAATTAGAAAACGGAACGTCAAGAGTGGTGTTAAAACTACCTGCAATCTTAGCGCCCGTAAAAGCAGCTATTTTACCATTAGTAAAGAAAGATGGACTACCAGAAGTGGCACAAAAAATTATAGATGATTTGAAATACGATTATCGCGTAGCTTACGATGAAAAAGATGCAGTAGGTCGTCGTTATAGACGTCAAGATGCGGCAGGAACACCACTTTGTATTACCGTAGATCATGATACGCTAGAAGACAATATGGTAACTGTAAGAGACAGAGACACGATGGAGCAACAACGTGTGTTAATCACAGATTTACCAGACATCCTTAATAAGAAAGTGAATTTTAGACATTGGACAGCCTAA
- a CDS encoding ComF family protein codes for MLQSLRSLFFPETCKSCDSELIAAENMICTHCRHTLPLTDFHRYNDPAIKKVFYGRLNIENATALFYFEKKGPVQELMHNLKYRGQHEISGFLGAWLGEDLKILEEYSRIDAVVPVPIHPKKKRKRGYNQVEGFGKSLAKALDAHYVDDVLVKSKNTKTQVFKGRFTRSDEVLDAFSIVMNSNLEGKHIILCDDILTTGATLESCALQLLKIPNIKLSIAVMAIAQ; via the coding sequence TTGCTACAATCGCTCCGTTCTCTATTTTTTCCAGAAACCTGTAAATCTTGTGACAGCGAACTCATCGCTGCCGAAAATATGATATGTACACATTGTAGGCATACATTACCTCTCACAGATTTTCATAGGTACAACGACCCTGCAATTAAAAAAGTATTTTATGGACGCCTCAATATAGAAAATGCAACAGCATTATTTTATTTTGAAAAGAAAGGTCCTGTGCAAGAACTCATGCATAATCTCAAATACAGAGGACAGCATGAGATAAGCGGCTTTCTAGGAGCATGGCTAGGTGAAGATCTTAAAATTCTTGAAGAATATAGTCGTATAGATGCAGTAGTTCCAGTACCTATACACCCAAAGAAGAAAAGAAAAAGAGGGTACAATCAAGTGGAAGGCTTTGGTAAATCACTAGCTAAAGCATTAGATGCTCATTATGTAGATGATGTGCTTGTCAAATCAAAAAACACAAAAACGCAAGTATTTAAAGGTCGTTTTACACGTAGTGATGAAGTACTTGATGCTTTTTCAATTGTAATGAATAGCAATCTTGAAGGTAAACATATCATACTATGTGATGATATCTTAACGACTGGAGCAACTTTAGAATCATGTGCATTACAACTTCTTAAAATACCTAATATTAAATTAAGTATTGCTGTGATGGCAATAGCACAATAG
- a CDS encoding Ig-like domain-containing protein — MTDNPWYHFNRRRVATFIVVMVSMALTLVNCAKRGSPTGGPMDSLPPVFVKSTPPNFTTNFEGDEIRIYFDEYVKLKDLRKQLIISPPIINRVISPQGSASKYIEIKIQDTLAPNTTYVFNFGLSIVDNNEGNPFPSFKYVMSTGDYIDSLTVSGTIVDAILDKPDNFVTVMLYEADSTYTDSTIYNKPPLYVTNTLDSLNTFKLDYLKPGTYALVALKDEDANYTFQPKKDKVAFIEDFVTVPTDSSYTLKLFSETPSYKASRPKHAAEGKIAFGISGYTDSIAINLLTDVGNNHETTITKKGEDTLYYWYKPRVSLDSLVFNVTAPGYSDTLQARIRKPKLDSLAFSSKYRNAVLLDKPYRILSNIPIDTINESLITVVKDSIEIPFTYSLQDNRTSLDIDFEKEEKASYSIKALPNAITDFFGQQNDTLFYKANTKEFSDYGDIELTLKNANNFPYIIQLMDKSDEVIETQYSLQETVFNFKLLKPGSYKIRLIEDANNNRLFDSGNYLQKKQPEVIINFPGEIDVRPSWFAKETFELLPKKTKVKDTIQE; from the coding sequence ATGACAGATAATCCTTGGTATCATTTTAATAGAAGACGCGTAGCTACATTTATAGTAGTTATGGTGAGTATGGCACTTACTCTCGTAAACTGTGCAAAACGCGGATCTCCTACAGGTGGACCTATGGATAGTTTGCCTCCAGTTTTTGTAAAGTCTACACCTCCTAACTTTACTACAAACTTTGAAGGAGACGAAATACGTATTTATTTTGATGAGTATGTAAAACTCAAAGATCTTAGGAAACAACTTATTATCTCGCCTCCTATTATCAATAGAGTAATCTCTCCACAGGGGTCTGCATCAAAATACATAGAGATTAAAATCCAAGATACACTTGCTCCTAATACGACCTATGTTTTCAATTTTGGGCTTAGCATTGTGGATAATAATGAAGGAAACCCTTTTCCTTCGTTTAAGTATGTGATGTCTACAGGAGACTATATAGATAGCCTTACTGTGTCTGGAACAATTGTAGATGCGATCTTAGACAAGCCTGATAATTTTGTAACCGTGATGCTTTATGAAGCAGATAGCACGTATACAGATTCTACTATTTACAATAAGCCTCCATTATATGTTACAAACACTTTAGATAGCCTCAACACGTTTAAACTAGACTATCTAAAACCTGGAACGTATGCGCTTGTAGCTTTAAAAGATGAAGACGCAAATTATACTTTTCAACCTAAAAAAGATAAGGTTGCTTTTATAGAAGATTTTGTAACGGTCCCAACTGACTCGTCTTATACACTAAAGTTATTTTCAGAAACACCCTCTTATAAAGCCTCCCGCCCTAAACATGCTGCCGAGGGTAAAATAGCTTTTGGTATTAGTGGTTATACAGATAGCATCGCTATAAACCTCTTAACGGATGTGGGAAATAATCACGAAACCACCATCACAAAAAAAGGAGAGGACACTTTATATTACTGGTACAAGCCACGAGTATCACTTGACTCGCTCGTCTTTAATGTAACTGCACCAGGTTATAGTGACACCCTGCAGGCTAGAATACGTAAGCCAAAATTAGACTCTCTAGCCTTTTCTTCAAAATATCGCAATGCTGTGTTGTTAGACAAACCGTATCGCATACTCAGCAATATTCCAATAGACACCATTAATGAGTCTTTAATAACCGTTGTAAAAGACTCTATCGAGATTCCTTTTACATATTCTTTACAAGATAACAGGACCTCTCTAGATATTGATTTTGAGAAAGAGGAAAAAGCTAGTTATAGTATCAAAGCACTACCCAATGCGATTACAGATTTTTTTGGACAACAAAATGATACTCTTTTCTACAAAGCAAATACTAAGGAGTTCTCAGATTATGGAGATATAGAGCTCACCCTAAAAAACGCAAATAACTTTCCTTACATCATCCAGTTAATGGATAAAAGTGATGAGGTTATAGAGACGCAATATTCCCTTCAAGAAACCGTTTTTAACTTCAAACTCCTCAAACCAGGCTCGTATAAAATACGCCTAATAGAGGATGCCAATAATAACCGTCTTTTTGACTCAGGAAATTATTTGCAGAAAAAACAACCAGAAGTAATTATCAATTTCCCTGGAGAAATTGATGTACGTCCCAGTTGGTTTGCCAAAGAAACATTTGAGCTACTTCCTAAGAAGACAAAGGTTAAGGATACTATTCAAGAGTAA